One Deinococcus carri DNA window includes the following coding sequences:
- a CDS encoding penicillin-binding protein 2 — MRHPFFRASDYQLARRASIIAFLALMAFASLAVALAKLTTPPLPAPSRATPAVRGRLLSADGQILASGPLQQRQYPHGPLAAQVVGFVGASGGLEGIERGFNDRLERGERLTLTLDTRVQATVEQVLMDAIVRTEAQFASAIVMETRTGNLKAVASVPGFDPTTWQKAAPDRWRNRAMLDEYEPGSVVKALTVAALLNEGRTTPDTTYDTPMWRRYAGATINDIVPHPGRLKTRQILRYSSNVGMTRLVERVPPTVLHRYFTAYGFGQPVRLGLPAGDGLLRDPEDWDPLAQATMSFGQGLTVTTLQLVAAFNVIANSGRYLAPRLIVGAPVVSRTVLSEATAASLREMLHGVIDDGIKTKAELPGYHVGGKTGTAQVAVNGRYSSEVFSSTFGGFVPADRPLFTVAVMVRGAKREYQGSQLAAPIFRDVTSALLSLYAIRPEVEPRTTP; from the coding sequence GTGCGACATCCATTTTTCCGTGCCAGTGATTATCAGCTGGCCCGCCGGGCGAGCATCATCGCGTTTCTTGCCCTGATGGCCTTCGCGTCCCTCGCGGTGGCGCTGGCCAAACTGACCACGCCTCCCCTCCCTGCCCCGTCACGGGCGACCCCCGCCGTTCGGGGGCGGCTCCTGAGCGCCGACGGCCAGATCCTGGCCAGTGGTCCCCTGCAACAGCGCCAGTACCCCCATGGGCCGCTCGCGGCGCAGGTGGTGGGGTTCGTGGGTGCGTCGGGCGGTCTGGAAGGCATCGAGCGCGGCTTCAATGACCGGCTGGAGCGCGGCGAGCGGCTGACCCTCACGCTGGACACCCGCGTGCAGGCGACCGTGGAACAGGTGCTGATGGACGCCATCGTGCGCACCGAGGCCCAGTTTGCGTCGGCCATCGTGATGGAGACCCGGACGGGGAACCTGAAGGCTGTGGCGTCGGTGCCGGGCTTCGACCCCACTACCTGGCAGAAGGCGGCACCGGACCGCTGGCGCAACCGGGCCATGTTGGACGAGTACGAGCCGGGCAGTGTGGTCAAGGCCCTGACCGTCGCGGCGCTGCTGAACGAGGGCCGCACCACGCCGGACACGACGTACGACACGCCGATGTGGCGCCGCTACGCGGGCGCCACCATCAACGACATCGTGCCCCACCCAGGACGGTTAAAGACGCGTCAGATCCTGCGGTACTCCAGCAACGTCGGCATGACGCGGCTGGTGGAGCGGGTGCCGCCGACGGTCCTGCACCGCTACTTCACCGCGTACGGCTTCGGGCAGCCCGTGCGCCTGGGACTACCGGCCGGGGACGGCCTGCTGCGGGACCCGGAAGACTGGGATCCGCTCGCCCAGGCCACCATGTCGTTCGGTCAGGGCCTCACGGTCACGACCCTGCAACTCGTGGCGGCGTTCAACGTCATCGCGAACAGTGGGCGGTACCTGGCGCCCCGCCTGATTGTGGGTGCGCCCGTGGTCAGTCGGACCGTGCTGAGCGAGGCGACCGCCGCCAGCCTGCGGGAGATGCTGCACGGCGTGATCGATGACGGCATCAAGACCAAAGCCGAGTTGCCCGGGTACCACGTGGGCGGGAAAACCGGGACGGCGCAGGTGGCGGTGAACGGGCGGTACAGCAGTGAGGTGTTCTCCAGCACCTTCGGCGGCTTCGTTCCGGCAGACCGGCCCCTGTTCACCGTGGCGGTGATGGTGCGCGGCGCGAAACGCGAGTATCAGGGGTCACAGCTGGCCGCGCCCATCTTCCGGGACGTGACATCCGCCCTGCTGTCGCTCTACGCCATCCGGCCAGAGGTTGAGCCGCGCACCACCCCTTGA